In the Stakelama saccharophila genome, TGCGGCGCAGCTCCGCCTCTCCGACGGGCCGGCGCGCATCGTCGCGGAGCAGGGACGATACGACATGGATGCCGAAGAGGTACGCATCGACGGCCCGATCCGGGTGCGTGCGCCGGACGACTATCGCATCGATACCAGCGACGCGGTGGTGGATCTGAAGGCGCGCAAGCTCGAAAGCACGGGGCCGGCAAGCGGCAGCAGCTCGCTCGGCACCTTCAGCGGCGATCGTATGAGCGCCGATCTGGAAAGCCGGACGATCCACCTGGACGGCGATGCCCACTTGCGGATCGTGCCCGGGCGCGCAAATAGGCGCTGATGATGTCGTTGCGCCGTTCCCTGATCGCCGGCCTGGCCGCGCTGACTGCCCTCTCCGGCGTCGCAGCGGCGCAATCGCGCCACAATACAAGCGCACCGATCGATTTCGCGGCCGAACATATCGAACTGCAGGACAAGGCCAGTCGCGCCATCCTGTCGGGCGACGTGAACATCACCCAGGCGGAAATGTCGCTTAATGCCGCGCGGGTGACGGTCCATTATACCGGCAGGATCATCGGCGGATCGCCCCAGGTGTCGCGCATGGAGGCGGCGGGCGGCGTTCTGGTGCGACGTCCGCAGCAGACCGCACGGTCGCAATATGCCGTCTACGACCTGAACTCCCGCGTCATTACCATGCTCGGCAACGTCCAGCTCGTCCAGGACGGCAACACAATCGGCGGTGGTCGGTTGCGGATCGACCTCGATACCGGGCGCGCCGTGATCGACGGTTCCGCAGTGGGCACGGGCAGTACGGCGCCGGGAGCCGTGGAGCGACAGAACGGCAGGGTCACAGGAACGTTTTCGGTGCCGGAACGCGACTGAGCATCCGCGATCGCCACCATTTTACCGCACCGCCCCTTTCATCCAGGCGGATAATCATGCACGATTCCTGCCAATCGGCTGCTCCCTCTGGCCAGTGGGGGCGGTGACGGCATATTGAGGACCATCATGGACGACATTGCCACCCTGGCGGACGCCGATCCGATTCACGAAGCCCCGGTGGAGCAGGGGCTTTCGGTCGTGTCGATTGCCAAGGCCTATGACAAGCGCTCGGTCCTGTCGGACGTTTCGCTGTCCGTCGCGCGCGGTGAGGTGATCGGCCTGCTCGGTCCGAACGGCGCGGGCAAGACGACCTGTTTCTATTCGGTCATGGGGCTGACGAAGCCGGATTCCGGCCGGATCATGCTCGACGGCGACGATATCACCGGCCTGCCCATGTATCGCCGCGCGATCCTGGGGCTCGGCTATCTGCCGCAGGAAACCTCCATCTTTCGCGGTCTTTCGGTGGAAAAGAACATCCTGGCCGTGCTCGAACTGGCAGAGCCGGACAAGGCCGCACGCGAACGCCGCCTCGATCGGTTGCTGGACGAATTCGGCCTCGCGCGCCTGCGGGATGCGCCGGCCATGGCATTGTCCGGCGGCGAGCGGCGACGTGCCGAAATCGCCCGCGCGCTTGCGGCCGACCCGAAGATCATGCTGCTCGACGAGCCGTTCGCGGGCATCGATCCTATCTCGATCGCCGACATCCGCGATCTCGTCTGCGACCTGAAGGATCGCGGTATCGGCGTGCTCATCACCGATCACAATGTTCGCGAGACGCTGGAAATCGTCGACCGCGCCTACATCATCTACGATGGCCGGGTACTGTTCACCGGCTCGCCCGACGAATTGGTCGCCGACGAGAATGTGCGCCGCCTCTATCTCGGCGAGGGCTTCTCGCTGTAGCCGCGCATGAGCCTCGCTCCCCGCCTCGACCTGCGGCAGACGCAATCGCTGGTGATGACGCCTCAGCTCCAGCAGGCGATCCGGCTGCTGGCGCTGTCCAATCTCGAAATCGAGGCCTATCTTGCCGAGGAGATCGAGAAGAATCCCCTGCTGGAAGCCGGGGGCGACGATTCCGCCGGCAATGCCGAAGATCTGCCGGAGCGGGCAGACGAGCGCAGCGATCCCGCGAGCGCCGACGAACTGTTGATCTCGGGCAGCGGCACCGGCGAGGCGGCGCTCGATGTCGATCTCGATACCGAATCCTTCCATCATGACAGCGCGGCCGATTCGATCGGTGGGCTGGACGGCGGCCTCGGCCTCGCCGGAACGGCGAGCGGCGGCGTGCCGGAGGACGGACCCGATCTCGCCGCCTTGTCCAGCAGCGATACCAGCCTCGCCGATCATCTGCTCGCGCAGGCGGGCACCGCGGTCGACGGTACCGACATGTTCATCGCCGCGCATCTGATCGATCAGATCGACGAGACCGGATACCTTACCGTCCCGCTGCTCGATACGGCCAACCGGCTGGGCGTCCCGCTGGCCCGGATCGAGGCGGTGCTGGCGATTATCCAGACGTTCGACCCGACGGGCGTCGGCGCGCGATCCCTTGCCGAATGCCTGGCGCTGCAGGCGAGGGAGGCGGATCGCTACGATCCGTGCATGGCGGCGCTTATCGACAATCTCGATCTCGTCGCACGCGGGGATCTTGCGCGGCTCAAGCGCATCTGCGGCGTCGATGACGAGGATATGGCCGACATGATCCGCGAGTTGCGCGATTACGATCCCAAACCCGGCTGCCGCTATGGCGGGGAGCCGGCGGCCGCGGTCGTCCCCGACGTTTTCGTCGGGCGCCGCAAGGGCGGCTGGGCGGTGGAGATCAACAGCGCGACGCTGCCACGCCTGCTTGTCGACCGCACCTATTACGCCGAGCTGTCGTCCGGCCGGCAGGACAAGGCAGCGAAAAGCTGGCTGTCCGACTGTCTCGCCAGCGCCAACTGGCTGGTCAAGGCG is a window encoding:
- the rpoN gene encoding RNA polymerase factor sigma-54; its protein translation is MSLAPRLDLRQTQSLVMTPQLQQAIRLLALSNLEIEAYLAEEIEKNPLLEAGGDDSAGNAEDLPERADERSDPASADELLISGSGTGEAALDVDLDTESFHHDSAADSIGGLDGGLGLAGTASGGVPEDGPDLAALSSSDTSLADHLLAQAGTAVDGTDMFIAAHLIDQIDETGYLTVPLLDTANRLGVPLARIEAVLAIIQTFDPTGVGARSLAECLALQAREADRYDPCMAALIDNLDLVARGDLARLKRICGVDDEDMADMIRELRDYDPKPGCRYGGEPAAAVVPDVFVGRRKGGWAVEINSATLPRLLVDRTYYAELSSGRQDKAAKSWLSDCLASANWLVKALDQRQRTIVKVASEIVKQQEGFFLRGVAHLRPMTLKQVADAIDMHESTVSRVTSNKYLSCARGLFELKYFFTSAIQSADGGEAVSANAVKSALKALIAAEDPKKILSDDTLVDMLRAQGFDIARRTVAKYREAMGIGSSVQRRRQKALEGVA
- a CDS encoding LptA/OstA family protein yields the protein MMSLRRSLIAGLAALTALSGVAAAQSRHNTSAPIDFAAEHIELQDKASRAILSGDVNITQAEMSLNAARVTVHYTGRIIGGSPQVSRMEAAGGVLVRRPQQTARSQYAVYDLNSRVITMLGNVQLVQDGNTIGGGRLRIDLDTGRAVIDGSAVGTGSTAPGAVERQNGRVTGTFSVPERD
- the lptB gene encoding LPS export ABC transporter ATP-binding protein, producing MDDIATLADADPIHEAPVEQGLSVVSIAKAYDKRSVLSDVSLSVARGEVIGLLGPNGAGKTTCFYSVMGLTKPDSGRIMLDGDDITGLPMYRRAILGLGYLPQETSIFRGLSVEKNILAVLELAEPDKAARERRLDRLLDEFGLARLRDAPAMALSGGERRRAEIARALAADPKIMLLDEPFAGIDPISIADIRDLVCDLKDRGIGVLITDHNVRETLEIVDRAYIIYDGRVLFTGSPDELVADENVRRLYLGEGFSL